In the genome of Phycisphaerae bacterium, one region contains:
- a CDS encoding ECF-type sigma factor produces MSDVTQILQAMDRGDAAAASELLPLVYEELRRLAASKLATERPDHTLQPTALVHEAFLRLVGSPIHTFQGRGHFLAAAAEGMRRILVEYARSRNALKRGKGRKVQLEWASVATVADLLPEEKSDEILALDDALLRLEKEDPGAAKLVRLRFFADLSIDETADVLGISPRSVNREWAFARTRLLQMLRGKSM; encoded by the coding sequence ATGTCTGACGTCACTCAGATTCTTCAGGCGATGGATCGTGGGGATGCGGCCGCGGCGAGCGAACTGCTTCCACTGGTCTATGAGGAGCTGCGCCGCCTGGCGGCGTCAAAACTCGCAACGGAGCGGCCCGACCACACCCTCCAACCGACCGCCCTCGTTCACGAAGCATTCTTGCGCCTGGTCGGATCTCCGATCCACACCTTTCAGGGCCGCGGGCACTTTCTGGCCGCTGCCGCCGAGGGGATGCGGCGGATACTTGTTGAATACGCCCGGAGCCGAAATGCGCTCAAACGCGGCAAGGGGCGTAAGGTACAGCTTGAATGGGCCAGTGTTGCAACAGTTGCAGATCTTCTGCCCGAAGAAAAAAGCGATGAGATTTTGGCGTTAGACGATGCTCTCCTGCGCTTAGAAAAGGAAGACCCCGGCGCCGCCAAGCTCGTTCGGCTCCGGTTCTTCGCCGATCTCAGCATCGACGAGACCGCCGATGTGTTGGGGATTTCCCCCCGCAGCGTGAACCGGGAATGGGCTTTCGCCCGAACGCGGCTGTTGCAAATGCTGCGGGGCAAGTCGATGTAA
- a CDS encoding integrase core domain-containing protein: MMWLDDHQIEARFLLRDRDTKFSAAFDQLFKNAGIRRLRTPLLAPDANAFAEAWIGAVKRECLNHFLCFSLGHLDHISQHYARYHNVHRPHQGLGNLTVVQAATGPPEVGALARALPLDEPVRCQRFLGGLLRHYYRAA; encoded by the coding sequence ATGATGTGGCTGGATGATCACCAGATCGAGGCGAGGTTCCTACTTCGTGACCGGGATACGAAGTTCTCTGCTGCGTTTGATCAGCTGTTCAAGAACGCCGGGATTCGCCGCCTGCGGACGCCGCTATTGGCGCCGGACGCCAACGCTTTTGCCGAAGCTTGGATCGGAGCGGTCAAGCGGGAGTGCCTGAATCACTTTCTGTGCTTCAGCCTTGGTCATCTCGACCACATCAGCCAGCACTACGCCCGTTATCACAATGTCCATCGCCCGCACCAAGGCCTGGGCAATCTCACGGTCGTGCAGGCAGCAACCGGACCACCTGAAGTGGGCGCCTTGGCTAGGGCGTTACCCCTCGACGAGCCGGTTCGCTGTCAGCGATTCCTGGGCGGGCTGCTGAGACACTATTACCGTGCGGCCTGA
- a CDS encoding thrombospondin type 3 repeat-containing protein, with product MNWTSKTCLTGFVEHFDALPRTVALAVVAFVAASWLAAPPASGEQKTQIAPVSATANDGPDGLSTSDWSSILAAYEANRHTAFAVENGYQARNPGQHWQTLFDGRGFTTTPDAGAWTWGLELASFGREGVERAVKVPTCAEAAGNRVNYQWGEALTEWYVNDRHGLEHGYTVHDRPEGSSGYLHLELAVRGMLLPQVSSQGRDVMFNDSRGVAVVSYSNLSVFDAEGAPVPARFETIADGLRLIVDDRYARYPLTIDPFAQQVAYLKASNTEAFDTFGWSVAISGDTVVIGANSEDSNAIGVDGNQANNNAGSAGAAYVFVRSGAIWSQQAYLKASNTGANDQFGYSVAISGDTVVVGASMEDSNATGVNGANNNNSADSGAAYVFVRGGTTWSQQAYMKASNTGPGDQFGYSVAISGDTVVVGAYREDSDATGINGNQFSSLAVDSGAAYVFVRSGTTWSQQAYVKASNTGANDLFGQSVTVSGDMVVVGAYAEDSSATGVDGNQADNSAASSGAAYVFVRSGSTWSQQAYLKASNTDGSDFFGFSVAASGDTVVIGAYQEDSNATGVNGNDADNNAGGAGAAYVFFRTGGVWGQQAYLKASNTESADLFGYSVAVSGDVAVVGAFAEGSNAMGVNGDQTDNSIPNAGAAYVFTRSSTSWRQQAYVKASNTEGDNFGFSVAASGDTVVIGAIGEASNATGINGNQFDNSASSSGAAYLFVFIDSDGDGLLDVYDNCPFDFNPEQEDGDGDGVGDVCDNCPFVADPTQADTDGDGIGDACDTCTDTDGDGFGNSGFPANTCPVDNCPTIANPTQLDGDNDGIGDACDGDTDGDGVPNVSDACPNNAPGLPADCTGRPLRDCNGDCSVDGADLQCIVDEMLSQ from the coding sequence ATGAATTGGACAAGCAAGACTTGCTTGACAGGATTTGTGGAACACTTCGATGCTCTTCCTCGCACTGTTGCATTGGCTGTCGTGGCCTTTGTGGCCGCGTCGTGGCTTGCAGCCCCACCGGCTTCCGGTGAACAAAAAACGCAAATCGCGCCGGTTTCTGCGACCGCCAACGACGGACCCGACGGACTATCAACTTCGGACTGGTCGAGCATCCTCGCGGCGTACGAAGCCAATCGCCATACCGCGTTCGCGGTTGAAAATGGATATCAGGCTCGCAATCCAGGTCAGCATTGGCAAACGCTCTTTGACGGCCGTGGCTTCACCACCACGCCTGATGCGGGCGCATGGACTTGGGGGTTGGAGCTGGCGAGCTTTGGACGCGAGGGCGTGGAACGCGCCGTGAAAGTGCCAACGTGCGCCGAAGCCGCAGGAAATCGCGTCAACTATCAATGGGGCGAGGCGCTGACCGAATGGTATGTAAACGATCGACACGGGCTCGAACACGGTTACACCGTGCATGATCGGCCTGAGGGCAGCTCGGGCTACTTGCATTTGGAGTTGGCGGTCCGCGGCATGTTGTTGCCGCAGGTGAGCAGTCAAGGACGCGATGTGATGTTCAATGATTCCCGCGGCGTGGCCGTGGTGAGTTACAGCAATCTCAGTGTCTTCGATGCGGAAGGCGCGCCGGTTCCAGCTCGGTTCGAGACGATTGCTGACGGGCTTCGACTGATCGTCGATGATAGATATGCTCGCTACCCGCTGACAATCGATCCCTTTGCCCAGCAGGTAGCCTACCTCAAGGCTTCGAACACCGAAGCGTTTGACACCTTTGGCTGGTCGGTGGCCATCTCCGGAGACACGGTGGTGATCGGAGCGAATAGCGAGGACAGCAACGCGATCGGAGTGGACGGCAATCAGGCCAACAACAACGCGGGCAGCGCCGGTGCGGCGTATGTCTTTGTCCGCAGCGGCGCCATCTGGAGTCAGCAGGCCTACCTCAAAGCGTCGAACACGGGCGCGAACGATCAGTTTGGCTACTCTGTGGCCATCTCGGGCGACACTGTGGTAGTCGGGGCATCCATGGAAGATAGCAACGCCACCGGCGTGAACGGCGCGAACAACAACAATTCCGCCGACTCTGGCGCGGCATACGTTTTCGTCCGCGGCGGAACCACGTGGAGCCAGCAGGCATACATGAAGGCTTCGAACACCGGGCCGGGAGACCAGTTTGGATACTCGGTGGCAATCTCGGGCGACACAGTGGTTGTCGGGGCCTACCGGGAGGACAGCGACGCTACGGGCATAAATGGTAATCAATTCAGCAGCCTCGCCGTTGATTCCGGCGCGGCATACGTTTTCGTCCGCAGCGGAACGACGTGGAGCCAGCAGGCTTATGTCAAGGCCTCGAACACCGGCGCGAACGACCTGTTCGGCCAATCGGTAACCGTGAGCGGCGACATGGTCGTGGTCGGAGCGTATGCCGAAGACAGCAGTGCAACCGGCGTGGATGGCAACCAAGCCGACAACAGTGCAGCTTCGTCAGGAGCGGCCTATGTCTTCGTACGCAGCGGCTCAACCTGGAGCCAGCAAGCCTACCTCAAGGCGTCGAACACCGATGGCAGCGACTTCTTTGGTTTTTCAGTGGCCGCGAGTGGCGACACAGTCGTGATCGGTGCATATCAGGAGGATAGCAACGCCACCGGTGTGAACGGTAACGATGCCGACAACAACGCCGGCGGCGCTGGCGCGGCGTACGTCTTCTTCCGCACTGGGGGCGTGTGGGGCCAGCAGGCTTACCTCAAGGCGTCGAACACCGAGTCCGCCGACCTGTTTGGCTACTCGGTCGCCGTATCGGGCGACGTAGCGGTGGTTGGGGCCTTTGCAGAGGGGAGCAACGCAATGGGCGTGAATGGTGACCAGACAGACAATAGTATTCCAAATGCAGGCGCTGCTTACGTGTTCACCCGCAGCAGCACCTCCTGGCGCCAACAGGCCTACGTCAAAGCGTCGAACACAGAGGGAGACAATTTCGGCTTCTCAGTGGCCGCGAGTGGCGACACGGTGGTGATCGGAGCAATTGGTGAAGCCAGCAACGCCACAGGCATAAACGGCAATCAGTTTGACAATAGCGCGTCAAGTTCCGGCGCGGCGTACCTCTTCGTGTTCATCGATAGCGACGGTGATGGACTGCTCGACGTGTATGACAACTGTCCGTTTGATTTCAACCCGGAACAGGAGGACGGCGACGGCGACGGCGTCGGCGATGTGTGTGACAATTGCCCGTTCGTTGCCGATCCCACGCAGGCGGATACGGACGGCGACGGCATCGGGGATGCCTGCGACACCTGCACCGACACCGACGGTGATGGATTCGGCAACTCCGGCTTCCCCGCCAATACCTGCCCGGTCGACAACTGCCCGACCATCGCGAACCCGACTCAGCTCGACGGCGACAACGACGGCATAGGAGATGCCTGTGACGGCGATACGGACGGCGATGGGGTGCCCAACGTGAGCGATGCCTGCCCCAACAACGCCCCGGGGCTCCCGGCGGACTGCACCGGCCGACCGCTGCGAGACTGCAACGGCGATTGCAGCGTGGACGGTGCCGACCTGCAGTGCATCGTTGATGAAATGCTGAGTCAGTAG